In the Sebastes fasciatus isolate fSebFas1 chromosome 12, fSebFas1.pri, whole genome shotgun sequence genome, ctgtgagcagctgccgtctacagcgctctccctcaatactggaccaatttctgAAGTTGTTGTtcccattagtcagttagacacaaaagcatgggaaaatagggttgaaaaataccaaagttagcCTTCAATGAAACATTATTATGTTGTTTGGTGCATTTGAAAGGAAAACAGATATAGTAACTGTGGTAACTTATGTACCTCATCCACCTGTTCCTCCATCCATTCACCTTTTCTTTCACAGATCACATTCAGAATGTGACTCTGAGCACACAGCCGCCTGATTTTGCCAAAGAGGGAACTGATCGCTTCACCCTGCAGTACAGCATGCTGCGAGGAGTGGTCGAGCAACAGAAGTGGTTCTTCAATGGCGTAGAGATAAAATCCAACTCGCGCTACTCTTTGGAGGAAAGAAGCCTTGTAATCCTCAGGCCAAACCGAAGCGACACAGGAGAGTACACGGTGATACTGACGAACCCCTTCAGCAGCGTGACGACTCACATGAACGTCACTGTACTGTGTAAGATTAATAATGTCTTTATACACCTCAGTCTGTTTGTATCCCCCCCGTGGTTTTCTTATCTCTCCTCTCTATtccttgtgttgtgtttgtagaTGGACCAGACGAACCCGCACTAAAGGCCCGTCCAGCTCAGCCTTTCTACGTATCAGGAGACTCGCTGAGCGTCTCCTGCCAGGCTGAGGGCTACCCACCGCCGACTGCTGAGTGGACCTTCGGTGGTCAGACCCTTCCTGATTCACCCGAAGGAGTCTTAAATCTAAAACATGTACAGACCAGTCAAGGAGGCGTTTATACATGCAAGCTGCTAAACGTGCGGACTCGAGAACAGCGTCAAAAGAGCATCACTTTAAACGTGTATGGTATGTGAAAAGCATGAGTTTTACCTTTTCGGTGTGCATGTGATAGGAGTTTGCATTTTGTAAGTAATTTGTCTTAAAGGAAcattgtgtaacatttaggggaatctattggcagaaatggaatataatattaataattagggctgtcggagttaacaagataacaacgcaagctttaaagctagacataaggaatccatcggtaccagcatgtcatactagcttgtcgcggaGGACGCTAAATaatcagagtattaaatacttgaccaatctccctttaaggtcccTTTTAATTTTCCTCAATATGTCTGAAAGAATGTTATGACTTGGTTAAACCATGAACGACAAAATTCAGTTTTGAATTTACATATCGTTACTTTAAAGACCTGTGCATCGAGTTTGAGGTAATGTTTTAATAATTTCAGTAGAGCTGTAGGATTACAGTATTCGACTATCTTTGCACCTATAAAGAATACAAGAAAATACTAAGATTAGGGCCCTTGAGATTCTGTACATACATGGTTCTGACCCAACATGCTTGTCTAAATGACGTgtaaatatggacccaaacatgaatgaatgctTGATTCACTTTAATAATGTCTGATAAATGTTCTCTTCGGACAGAGAGGCCGCCGGGCAACCCGATGTGCTCGGTGCAGACGGTGAATAACTTGGACCTGCGGTACAACTGTCGGTGGTTGGGGGGAACCCCACAGGCCCAGCTTTCTTTCCCAGCACTAAGCAACACCAGCAGTGGAGCGGGGAACTTCAGTCTGACCTTCAATGCCTCAGATAACCTCAACGGGAAAACTGTCACATGTATGGCAGACCACCCAATCGAACAGAATAATTGCAGTATCACTGCAAGTAAGTTTTTATCAAGCCAACAATCTGTCGTTCCAAAAATGAaactgtatctgtgtgtattAGTGAATTCAGCAGCCAACCCCAAACAAGAACCGTATCTTCCCCAGGTAGTCCAATGAAGTTCCTGCCAGCTGTGAGAACCACAGTTGACTCTGGGGACAAAATAGTGGTCACTATCCACTGTGTCAGTGAGGCTTCGCCTGAGGCTGTGGTGTCATGGTCCAAAGGCAGCGAGGCGGTCACCAGTGGGACAACATACCAGATCAGCAGTAACACCACACAGCTCGAGATTCGGGATTACAACGTCAGCAACCCTCTCCAAAACTACACTTGTACCTGCCGCAACCCGCTGGGCAACCAGAGCAGGGAAATCCAGTTAAGAGGTACAGTATTGCTGTTCTTGGTTTGTTGGTtctcacattaaagctgcagtaagcagaatatttttggcatcattgggcaaaaattcgaTAATAAggtttcagcatattgtaattcaagtgttctgagagaaaactagacttctgctcctcctcatggctctgttttcaggctttagaacatctagcccgtgacgggagactttgaccaatcacaggtcatttcagagagagagagcgttcctattggctgttgggcggtgcttggtatttcctcaactgatctcattATGGCttcaggtcacaaactttctcattttacagctaaacagtacactacaagatgattctgaaaacatttgaggagagaactACGTCCACTTCGTGTATACAGTCTACGGTTCTGGACTGTCAAACATAAGAAATTGAAtatgtcaccttgggctttaggaaaatGAGATGGGCATTTTTCAGTACTTTCTGACATCTTCCAGATCAAACTTTGAGTCGatttaatagagaaaataatcagctgaTTAATCGcgaatgaaaataattgttagttgcagccatacTTCCGAATGAATACTTTTACCTTTGACGTTAACTACTTTCATTGACTTTTACTGTAGCATATTTTGACTGTGTTGTATTGATGGTTACGTCTTCCACCACAGCCATACAGCACAGTACAGGGATTATTAGTGTCATTCTTAAATACTGTCAGGATTCTGTTGCCTTCAGCTTCTAGTTTGGAGCACTAGCATTACCGGAGTAAAAGGAAACAATGAACCCTCAGACAGAGAGCTAAGTAATACCTGAGATTGCTCTTTTCCTTAAACAAAGCTCTCCAGTCTTGTaatcccccccctcctctcctctcctgccctCTCTTGAGCTCCCCCTCGCTCACAACCCCTCTCTTTCCAGGGCCGACGATCTCAGATTCCAGTTTGCTCCCTAATCACAATGGAACCATCGTCAGGTTGACCTGGGAGGTCCCGCCTACCTCTGTTGTTACAGGTGAAGCAGTAATTAACTCTAGGAAGGCAGCTCTTGAaaggtttatttatttctcacaAGAATGTCTTTAACCATCACACACAAACCCGTGCTTCTGGTTTTGAATTTATACATCTCAGCAGAATTCCACAGTGTTGAAAACAGAAACTCAACAGTGAGGATAGGGGTGGTGTAAATATTGTGCAACATGTGATGCCTCTAGCTGGGCTGTGTTTCAGGAAGAAAAAGATTGTAAGGACAAAAGTACTGCGAAAAGATATTGTCAAGttgaagtgaaaaaagttaatttcagaccctgcctgtAACATTAACGAGTGAAATCCTGACATGTGCTACCACTATATGTTTTAATGATTGATCAACTTTGATGCTAGTATCGTACAAAGCAAAACTGAATTGCGTGTGCTTTTGCAAAGGGTTTGACATCCAACTGAAAGGACCAGACCTCCTGAGCAAAAGTCGTAATGGCACCAAAACTACAGGCAGCTCAAACAGATATCGCACCATCCAGCGGAAACTTGGCCACGACAGGAGTGCAGACATGTTTTTCCTCGATCCCCGCCTGACGTACAGGTTTCGGGTCATCCCCAAAGCTCTTACGACTGAAGGAGAGCCATCAGAGGTCAACAGAATTGGTCCAGGTATGGCAAATTGttcgactgtgtgtgtgtgtgtgttaaagcaCTGCATTTCTTACCACGGGGTCACACATGGTGCTACAGTGAAACCGCTGCTTACTGTTTGTCCTGGCGATACTACATGTAGGTGACGGGCTGAGTGGACCTGCCATTGCTGGCATTGCAGCTGGGATCCCCTGCAGCcttctcttcctgctcctgctgGGCTGCTTCATCTACTTCTGCGTCTCATGGAAcaagaaaaggaacaaaagcaAGTGCTTGCgtatgcctagttcacactacacaactttagcCCTGAATTTCCGCTCCCAGACAGTTTTTGGATCTCCCTGACTAAAGCCCCAgatcactttgttttttttctgtgtttcgcAGGTCGGCAGACCAGATATCCAGTGTCCAGAGCCGTTGACAAGGTTAGAATCACTTCACTGAACATAATAAATGCCAACACATTAGTTggtagtttttttatttatgtatttactatGGGCAGTGCACATCAATCAACATTTCACTTTCCACCTCAATGTAAATGTGCCATGGTTAGCTACAGAGCAAATTTACCATCTGTAGTGCCTGGGCAGGTGATTACAAATTAGAGGCCTAATATTATCAATACAAAGCTTCAGCAAGCACTACAGCacaacacagtatacagtatatatgagtATGTAACAGCAGTGCCAGAGATGAGGTAGAATGATTACTCATGACTGCAGGTTTGGTTTGCTTTAAGCCATCTCCTAAAGAGGTCCTATGCTGGGGCGGCCCAGTGGCTCACCCGGTGGAGCGGGCGGCCCATGTACCGGGGCTGAGTCCTTGCCGCAGAGGCCCAGGATTCGGGTCCGACCcacggccctttgctgcatgtcatcccttctctctccttctttcatGGCTATCGCtatcaaataaagacaaaaagacaaaaaaataatcttaaaaaagaGGACTTCTGCTTTGGGGGTTTCTCTTTCCTTTACTCTGTGCATATTATGCatcagatacagtatgtgataaTTCATTAACACGTCGCACAATGAATTCTGCATGTGCTATTTTGGCCGGTTGTTTTAGCTTCTTTCTCGTCACTCACAGGCAGTAACAACCCAAACAGAAACAACTCCTCATAACCTGCTGAAAGAAGGGCTGAAGGCTCTCCCTGATTACAACCCATTCAAGGTAGTCTTTCCAATAACACACATCTAAGTAGaacatttgtttcttttgttgatTTATAATCTGTTAACTGGcatgttttctttcagactCCCTCTGAAAGATCAGTGCCTCTCCCAAGATTTGTCCCTCCACCGCCTGTCAGAGTCGCTACAGTTGTCTAAAGTTGTCTTTGATGTGTATATTCATTTTGTGCAGCATGCTatatctttgtgtgttttgtttgaatgtatgatatttatctatctatttgtaTTATTACTTTAACTGAAATAAGGATCAGCGTCATGAATGCATTTCATTAATGTAGAGGTGGGTATTTGTATCACTTTCCTGTATAATCTGCAATATAAAACTccatcattatttattcataataaaTCAAAGTATAAGCCATGCCTGTAAATTTATTTAGCTAAATATCAAGAGAAGCTTGACTGTTTCCTTCCTATTCATTATAACTTTACAAGTTATAGTCACAACTATACTGTTCCCCTACAGTAGgtttttgcatttttcacttttattagACACAGTGTagagtattagtattagtgtagtgttttttttttcatatttacttttaattttcaatttttttttattattattttttttattttattttaacatttttaataatttccgatttttaagttttaagtttaatgttgtgttgttggcacaGCTTGACAGCAGTAACCATCATGAAATAACTGCAGTCCCTCTCTTTTGTGCCAGAGAGCAGCAAAACGCGTTTTTATATTCCATTCGAAGTTTTTTTTcggttttttttctatttttctttttcttttcttttctttatttcctttttaatttatttttcatatttttttttattttaacatttttaataattttcaattttttaagtttaatgttgtgttgttggcacaGCTTGACAGCAGTAACCATcatgaaataactgcagttcctctcttttgtgccagagagcagcaaaacgcgtttttaaattccagttgaagttattttttatttcattttttttttttttttgctattttcaatttttttttgttcatatttacttttattttttaattttcaaattttcaaattttcaaatttttttaaaacattttttaaattttttttataaaaatttgttttttttaaatgtatttttcattttttgtttttgtttttcatatttacttttaagtttaaattttcaattttttttttttatttacatttttttttatattaccatttttaataattttcagtttttaagttttaaatttAATGCAGTTCCTCTCTTTTGTGCCAGAGAGCAGCAAAACGCGTTTTTAAATTCCAGTTGAAGTTATTTACTGGGATTTCCCAGAGGGCCTCACTTCAAGTCACTCAAGGATTTTCCTTTCCTGGCAAAATAGTTTGTTGGTAATGTTTACTATTTTCACGCTTTGCTGTGTTCAACATGCACTCCGACAGTGATGCGCTGCTGTACGTGGATTCAGTCCTGCATGGCCACGAGTGGGTGTTTAACCAGATGAAGCATTTGTAAGGATGTCACATCTGTTTTGTTTCCTCCAGGGACGTGATATGCTGTTGTAGTCATGATAATCCTCGTACCGTGTGTCTCACTGTTTTATCCCAGTGTTACCTTTCTTTTCTCTAACATACGCACCTTATGATGGTCCATtactgtttcattttatttttttgtgcagaAGTATTTTATACATGAACAGTGACTGAACCAGTGATGCCAGTCATTCAGGAGCCCACAGAAGGAGGTGCCGACAGGTTTACCTGTGAGATCAGATGCTCCTGcccctcacctcctccctccctccctccctctccttcgGCAGGCACAGAGCTGAAGTAGGTGGTGAACA is a window encoding:
- the vsig10l gene encoding V-set and immunoglobulin domain-containing protein 10-like isoform X2; translated protein: MQTRTTCAHCDLLVSPAGPSLVNALAGSNVTLAVSFSGAPDPAVTWSMGDLPVVTWTINSGAPPDIADSRRKVLKMEPNGSLTLVNVPLHGYNSNYTILMTKSGLGKSSTTFTLKVFDHIQNVTLSTQPPDFAKEGTDRFTLQYSMLRGVVEQQKWFFNGVEIKSNSRYSLEERSLVILRPNRSDTGEYTVILTNPFSSVTTHMNVTVLYGPDEPALKARPAQPFYVSGDSLSVSCQAEGYPPPTAEWTFGGQTLPDSPEGVLNLKHVQTSQGGVYTCKLLNVRTREQRQKSITLNVYERPPGNPMCSVQTVNNLDLRYNCRWLGGTPQAQLSFPALSNTSSGAGNFSLTFNASDNLNGKTVTCMADHPIEQNNCSITASSPMKFLPAVRTTVDSGDKIVVTIHCVSEASPEAVVSWSKGSEAVTSGTTYQISSNTTQLEIRDYNVSNPLQNYTCTCRNPLGNQSREIQLRGPTISDSSLLPNHNGTIVRLTWEVPPTSVVTGFDIQLKGPDLLSKSRNGTKTTGSSNRYRTIQRKLGHDRSADMFFLDPRLTYRFRVIPKALTTEGEPSEVNRIGPGDGLSGPAIAGIAAGIPCSLLFLLLLGCFIYFCVSWNKKRNKSRQTRYPVSRAVDKAVTTQTETTPHNLLKEGLKALPDYNPFKTPSERSVPLPRFVPPPPVRVATVV
- the vsig10l gene encoding V-set and immunoglobulin domain-containing protein 10-like isoform X1, yielding MTCLDEFGRLLAAFLAILLNFAFQGAHCDLLVSPAGPSLVNALAGSNVTLAVSFSGAPDPAVTWSMGDLPVVTWTINSGAPPDIADSRRKVLKMEPNGSLTLVNVPLHGYNSNYTILMTKSGLGKSSTTFTLKVFDHIQNVTLSTQPPDFAKEGTDRFTLQYSMLRGVVEQQKWFFNGVEIKSNSRYSLEERSLVILRPNRSDTGEYTVILTNPFSSVTTHMNVTVLYGPDEPALKARPAQPFYVSGDSLSVSCQAEGYPPPTAEWTFGGQTLPDSPEGVLNLKHVQTSQGGVYTCKLLNVRTREQRQKSITLNVYERPPGNPMCSVQTVNNLDLRYNCRWLGGTPQAQLSFPALSNTSSGAGNFSLTFNASDNLNGKTVTCMADHPIEQNNCSITASSPMKFLPAVRTTVDSGDKIVVTIHCVSEASPEAVVSWSKGSEAVTSGTTYQISSNTTQLEIRDYNVSNPLQNYTCTCRNPLGNQSREIQLRGPTISDSSLLPNHNGTIVRLTWEVPPTSVVTGFDIQLKGPDLLSKSRNGTKTTGSSNRYRTIQRKLGHDRSADMFFLDPRLTYRFRVIPKALTTEGEPSEVNRIGPGDGLSGPAIAGIAAGIPCSLLFLLLLGCFIYFCVSWNKKRNKSRQTRYPVSRAVDKAVTTQTETTPHNLLKEGLKALPDYNPFKTPSERSVPLPRFVPPPPVRVATVV